The Agromyces sp. G08B096 DNA window CGACCTCGCGCTCCGGCAGGGCGACTACCCGAAGGCGTCGAAGCTCGAGTACGAGACGATCGCGCAGCTGCAGCGCGACCTCGCCGCGGCCGAGCAGGCGGATGCCGCCGGCGACGCCGGTGAGCCCCGCATGGTCAACGAGCAGGTCACCGAGGAGGACATCGCCGCGGTCATCTCGGCGTGGACGGGCATCCCGGTCGGCAAGCTCATGCAGGGCGAGACCGAGAAGCTGCTGCATCTCGAAGCCGAGCTCGGCAAGCGCCTCATCGGGCAGAAGCCGGCCGTCGCGGCCGTGGCCGACGCGGTGCGGCGTTCCCGCGCCGGGTTGAGCGACCCGAACCGGCCCACGGGCTCCTTCCTCTTCCTCGGCCCGACCGGCGTCGGCAAGACCGAGCTCGCGAAGGCGCTCGCCGAGTTCCTCTTCGACGACGAGCACGCCATGGTGCGCATCGACATGTCGGAGTACGGCGAGAAGTTCTCGGTCTCGCGGCTCGTCGGGGCGCCTCCCGGGTACGTCGGCTACGAGCAGGGCGGGCAGCTCACCGAGGCCGTGCGTCGTCGCCCGTACTCGGTGATCCTGCTCGACGAGGTCGAGAAGGCGCACCCCGAGGTGTTCGACGTGCTGCTGCAGGTGCTCGACGACGGCCGCCTCACCGACGGGCAGGGCCGCACGGTCGACTTCCGGAACGTCATCCTCATCCTCACCTCGAACCTCGGGTCGCAGTACCTCATCGACCCGTCGCTGAACTGGAGCGAGAAGGAGCAGGCCGTCCTGCAGACCGTCCGGCAGGCGTTCAAGCCCGAGTTCGTGAACCGGCTCGACGACATCGTCGTGTTCTCCGCGCTCAGCGAAGGAGAGCTCGCCGAGATCGTGAACCTCTACATCGACCGGCTGTCGGCGCGGTTGCACGAGCGCCGCCTCGAGCTCGGCGTCACGCCCGACGCGCGCGCCTGGCTCGCCGAGCGCGGGTACGACCCGCTGTACGGCGCGCGGCCGCTCCGCCGGCTCATGCAGAAGGAGATCGACGACCGGCTGGCGCGGGCGCTGCTCTCGGGCGAGATCCGCGACGGCGACCGCGTGGTCGTGGGGCTCGCGCCAGACGGCGACGCGCTCGCCGTGAGCCGAGGCGAGGGCGTCGCGCACCGCGGGTCGGATGCGTCGTCGGCGGATGCCGCGCCGGGCGGCCCCGACGACATCGTCGACGCGGAGATCATCGAGTAGGTCGGTGCGCGAGCCGGGCCCGCCCGCCGGTCAGTCGCGGGCGGGCTCGGGCTCGGCGGTGATGCCGTTGGCGTGGGCCGGGAGCCGGCGCTCGAGGGCGAACGCGAGGGCGCAGATGCCGACGCAGCTCAGCACCATGATCGCGATGTACCAGGCGTCGAGGTCGTGGTCGAGGAGGAGCCCGGCGACGACCGGCCCCGTGATGGTGCCCGCCTGGAACGCCGCGGAGTTGATGGCGTTGTAACGGCCGCGGTTCCGGTCGGAGGCGAGGTCGTTGTAGACCGCGGGCACGGTCGGCTGCATGAGGGTCTCGCCGAAGGCGAAGACGCCCATGAACGCGAGCACGCCGACGGCCGCCGCGATACTGCCCGGCAGCAGCCCGGCGGCGCCGAGGACGAGCCACGAGGCCGCCCACACCAGAGCCATGACCCACATGACGCGGGTGCGCCGCTTGCCCGTGATGTGCTTCAACACCGTGAACTGGAGCAGCACGATGACGGCCGTGTTGACGGCGAACGCGAACCCGATGGTCTGCGTCGACACCTCGGCGACCTGGCGGGCGAAGGCCGGGAAGCCGGCCTCCATCTGCCCGTAGCCCATGAACACCGCGAGGAAGGACAGCAGGGTCATCCACCGGATCGCGGGCTGGCGCAGGATCTCGCGGTACCCGACGGTGGGCGCCGCCTCGGCATCGTCGTCGGGGTCGACGTGGCTGCGGACGTGGCGGAGCGGCCCGAGCAGCAGCGCCACGGGGATGAGGCAGCTGATCGCGTCGGCGAGGAAGATCGCGGTGAACGTCTCTGGGGCGTCGACGTCGACGAAGAACCCGCCGAGGATGCCGCCGACCCCGATGCCGAGGTTCACGAGGGCGAAGTTCACGCCGAAGTACTGCTGCCGGAGGTCGCCCTCGACGACCGTGGCGATGAGCGCGTTGAAGCCCGGCCAGGAGACGCCGAAGTTCACCCCGATGAGGACGAGGGCCACGGCGGCCACGGCGGGGTGGGTGGCGAAGGCGAGCAGGGTGCAGCCGGCGATCATCGCGGCGAGGCCGACGAGCAGCACCCGGCGTGCGCCGTACCGGTCGATGAGCGTGCCGCCCGGGCCGGTGACGACGAGGCCGACGACGGCGATGACGCTCATCAGCGCGCCGGACAGCCCGAGGTCGAACCCGCGCACCTCGTGCAGGTAGATGATCGTGAACGGCAGGGTGAGCCCGCGGCCCAGGGTCTGGATCGCGACGGTGGACAGGAGCCAGCGCCCCTCGGTGGGGAGGGCGCGCCAGAAGGAACCGATGCCGAGCACCAATGCAGTCTGCCGCACGCCGCCGACATCGGCACATCGCCGGCCGGGCCGCCAGGCACGGCCCGTTCACCCGCGGCGTCTACGCTGCCGGCATGCGGGTTCGGGGCAGCGGTGCGGGCGATCGCCCCGTCGCCGAGACGTCGGCCGGAGCGGTCCGCGGCCTCCGGCGCGACGGGGTGCGCGTGTGGCGGGGCATCCCGTACGCGGACTCGACGGCGGGCCCGCACCGGTTCCGCGGCCCGCGACCGGCGCCCGCGTGGCCGGGCATCCGCGACGCGTCGAGGTTCGGACCGGTGGCCCCCCAGCTGCGTCGCGGCCAGTTCATCGGCGCCGCGGCGCACCTGCCGAGAAGCGAGGACTGCCTGAGCGTCAACGTCGTCGCCCCCGACGGCGCGCCGCCCGCGAACGGATGGCCCGTCATGGTGTTCCTCCACGGCGGCGGCTACAGCGTCGGCTCGTCGGGCGAGTACCCGCGGCAGGGCGAGCGGCTGGCCCGGCGCCACGGGATCGTCTACGTCAGCTGCAACTACCGCCTGGGCGCGCTCGGATGGCTCGACCTGCGGGCGTACTCGACGCCGGGGCATCCCATCGAGGCGAATCTCGGCCTCCGCGACCAGGTGGCCGCGCTCGAGTGGGTGCGCCGCGAGATCCGCGGCTTCGGCGGCGACCCCGAGCGCGTCACCCTGTTCGGCGAGTCCGCCGGGGGCAACTCGGTGACGACCCTGCTCACGGTGCCGGCCGCCGAGGGACTGTTCGCGCGGGCCATCGCGCAGAGCGCACCCGCGAACGCCGTCTATGCGACCGACGTCGCGCAGGGCTGGGCGGGGGAGTACGTGCGGCTGCTCAGCCGGATCGTCGACGACGACGACCTCGACAGCGAATCGCGATCGGATGCCGCGGCCATGCTCCGTTCGGCGCATCCGATGCAGCTCGCCGAGGCGACGACGGCGCTCACGATCCGCACCCCCGACGAGCAGCCGGGAACGATCGCGCTCGCGCCCGTCATCGACGGCGAGTTCCTGCCGATGCGGCCGCTCGACGCGTTCCGCGACGGGGTCGCGCACCGGGTGCCGCTCATCATCGGCACGAACGACCGCGAGGGGTCGCTGTTCGAGGGGCGCATCGACATCCTCCCGACGACGAAGCCGCGCATCCGGGCGATCTTCGCCAACACCGGCAAGCGCGCGCGGAAGGAGATCAAGCGCCAGTACCCGGGGCTGCCCGCCCGGCGCCCGGCGGCGGATTTCGCGGGCGATTTCACGTTCTGGTTCCCGAGCGTGAAGGTCGCCGAGCGGCACTCGCGGTTCGCGCCGACGTGGTGCTACCGGTTCGACGCGGCGCCGCGGACGGCGCGGCTGCTCGGCCTCGACGCCACCCACGGACTCGAGCTGTTCGCGCTCTTCGAGAAGTTCGACACCCCCGTGGGCGTCGGGCTCACGCTCCTCGGGGGCCGGCGGATGTTCCGCACGGTCGGCCGTCGCATGCAGGCGCACTGGGCGGCACTCGCCGCGACCGGCGAGCCCGGCCCCGGCTGGCCGCGGTACGACGAGCTCGACCGCCGCACGCTCGTCTTCGATCGGAGCGACCGGGTCGAGCCCGACCCGCGGCGCGGGCGACGGCTCGCCTGGCAGGCGTTCGTGCCCCACGTGTGAGGGCAGGCGCGCGGCTCCCGGGCTCAGACCCGGCGGCGCCGGCGGGCGAGCCCGGTCGCCGCGAGCCCCGCGCCCGTCGCCGCGAGCATGACCGCGGCCGCGAGCGCGAGCCACGGCTCGACCCCCGTGCCGGCGAGCCCGCCCGAGCCGCCGCCGGAGTCGCCGTCGGACCCGCCGTCCGACCCGCCGCCACCTGGCGGCCCGACGGGCGGGGTCGGCTGCGGGGCATCCTCGTGCGTGTTCGTGATCGTGCACGTCACCGAGACGTCCTCGGCGACGAGCATGACGAGGTCGGGCGCCTCGAACTCGCCGCCGTCGCACGACCACTCGGATGCCGCGTACTCGTCGGCGCCCGCCGCATCCGACGCCTCGGCGAGGCGGAAGGTGCCGTCCTCGACGGGGTAGGCCGTCACCGCGGGATCGCCGGTGACGCCCGAGCCGGTGCGGGCGGGGTCGTCGACCTCGGTCCATGAGAGCGTCCAGTCCTCGGCGCTCAGCTCGCCGCCGACGACCTCCTTCACCAGCGTGAGCCGGGGCGGGTCGAAGACGTTCGTGACGGTGCAGGTGACGTCGTCGCCCGCCTCGAGGGCGAGGATGTCGCCGTCGAGGTCGGCCGCGTCGAACCCGGTGCCCGTGCACGTCCACTCCGTCGCGGCGTAGTCGATCGACGGGGGCGGGGCATCCGGATTCACGGCCTCACCGAGCAGGTACGACCCGGCGGTGACCGGCTGCGCGACGATGTCGGGGCTCCCGCCCGCGCCGGAGACGTCCGTGCCGCCGGCCTCGCCCTGCCCCTCGGCGGAGACCACCCAGTTCGACGGCACCCCGCCGGGTCCGTCGGGCCCGTCGTCCACGACCTTGACGAGGGTGAGCACCGGCGGGGTGTACACGTTCGTCGCGGCGCAGGTGACGTCGACGCCGAGCGGCAGTTCGATCGCGGGCACCGAGCCGACGGGCACGACGACCGGGTCGAAGCCCTCGCCGGTGCAGACCCACGCGCCGAGCAGGTAATCGGCCGTGCCGGGCCCGGTCGGCGTCTCGGCGAGCACGTGGACGCCCGCGTCGACCTCGGTGGCGGGCACGCCGCCCGCGCCGGCGATGGTGCCCGAGGTGCCGGTGGCCGAGAGCGTCCAGTCGGCGGCCGTGGCCGTGCCGCCCTGCACGACCTTCTGCAGCGCGAGCGTCGGCGGGATGGGCGTGTTCGTGGCGGTGCAGATCGCGACGTCGCCGTAGCGGAGGGTCGCGGTCTCGGTCGCGGGGTCGAAGCTCGTGCCGGTGCAGTCCCACGACACGTCGTACCCCTGCGGTCCGTCCTCGCTGAAGACGTACTCCCCGGTCGGGGTGACGAGGTTCGTGACGCCGGGCGTGGCAGAGAGGCCGGCGAAGGCGGCGTTGCCCGGGCCGCGCGTCTTCAGGGTGAAGTCGGCCACCGTCGCCGTGCTGCCCGGCGCGTCGACGAGCTCCTTCACGAGCGTGATCCTCGGCGCGATCGCGGCATTGGTCACCTGACACATCGCGTCGACGCCGCCGGTGACCGTGAAGGTGTCGTCGTCGACGCGGGTCGTGCCGCTGCAGGTCCAGCCGAGCGACTCATATCCGGCGGGGCCGTCCTCCGAGAGGGTCCAGGTCGAGCCCGCGGGGACGGGCACCCGGGTGACCGACGGCTCGTCCATGGCTCCCGAGAAGCTCGACGCGTCGGAGGTCGCGGTGAGCGTCCAGTCGGTCGGCGCGTCGGGGAAGCCGAACTCGGCGAGCAGCTGCTTGCGGAGCGTGAGCGTGGACTGGGTCCACCGATTCACGACCGTGCAGGTGACGGACTCGTCGCCGGGCGGAACCTCGACGACGTCGCCCGTCGAGACGATCTCGCCGGTGTCGTCGAGGACGCACTGCCACTCGCCGGCCGAGTAGAGGGCGGCGTCGGCCGCGGCGCTCGACTCCGAGAGCGTGTACGCACCGGGGTCCACCGCCACGAAGGTCACTGCGTCGGAACCGCCCGCGCCGCTGACGGCCGTGGGGCCGGCGGCCGACAGCGTCCAGTCGCCGGGGACGAGCGTGCCGCCGCCGCCGTTCACGACCTGCTTCACGAGGCTGAGGTGCGGCTGCACCGCGTCGTTCTCGATCCGGCAGACGACCTCTTCGCCGGCCGCCACGGTCGCGGCGGTCACGAAGCCGTCGCTGTTCGAGCAGTCCCAGCCGGCGGTCGTGTAGCCGAGGGTCGGGCCCGACTCCGCGAGCGCGAACTCGCCCGCGGCCACCGGGGTGCGCGTGACCTCGGGTGTTCCGGTGACCCCCGCGATCGAGTCATCCGTGCTCGTGGCGCTCAGCGTCCACGCGGTGGGCGGCTGGGCGCCGACGACGACCTTCTCGAGCGTCAGCCATCCGCCGGTGAAGTCGTTCACGATGGTGCAGACCACATCGACGGCGCCCGCGACCTCGACGGCGCCCGCGGTGACCGGCACGGGCTGCCCCGACACGTGATCGACGCACGTCCACTCGCCGGCCGCGTACCCGGCCGGACCGTCCTCGGCGAGTTCGTACGTGCCGGGAGCGACGCCCACGTGACTCACCTCGTGCGACCCGCTCGCGCCGCTGATGCCGGCGGTGGGGCCATCGGCCGTGAGGGTCCACGCGGCCGGATCGTCGAGCGGAGCGCCGGCAGGCCCGGTGACCTCTTTCACGAGCGTGAGCTGCGGCAGCTGGGCCGAGTTCACGACGGTGCAGGTGATCTGCTGATCGAGGCCGACCTCGATCACGTCACCGTCGGCGACCGGCACGTCCTCGCCGCTCGTGGCATCCACGCAGGTCCAGCCGAGCGACGTGTATCCGGAGCCGCCGTTCGACTCGCTCAGCCGGTACTCGCCGATGCGGACGTCCGCCTGCACGCCGGTGGTGCCGACGACGTTCGTCGGTCCCTGCGCGTGCAACGTCCACCTCGAAGCGGGCGCCGTGCCGCCGCGCACCTCTTTCACCAGGGTGAGTGTGGAC harbors:
- a CDS encoding carboxylesterase/lipase family protein; translated protein: MRVRGSGAGDRPVAETSAGAVRGLRRDGVRVWRGIPYADSTAGPHRFRGPRPAPAWPGIRDASRFGPVAPQLRRGQFIGAAAHLPRSEDCLSVNVVAPDGAPPANGWPVMVFLHGGGYSVGSSGEYPRQGERLARRHGIVYVSCNYRLGALGWLDLRAYSTPGHPIEANLGLRDQVAALEWVRREIRGFGGDPERVTLFGESAGGNSVTTLLTVPAAEGLFARAIAQSAPANAVYATDVAQGWAGEYVRLLSRIVDDDDLDSESRSDAAAMLRSAHPMQLAEATTALTIRTPDEQPGTIALAPVIDGEFLPMRPLDAFRDGVAHRVPLIIGTNDREGSLFEGRIDILPTTKPRIRAIFANTGKRARKEIKRQYPGLPARRPAADFAGDFTFWFPSVKVAERHSRFAPTWCYRFDAAPRTARLLGLDATHGLELFALFEKFDTPVGVGLTLLGGRRMFRTVGRRMQAHWAALAATGEPGPGWPRYDELDRRTLVFDRSDRVEPDPRRGRRLAWQAFVPHV
- a CDS encoding AAA family ATPase; this translates as MQGAPNSQEEQQSALEQFGVNLTDLAKAGKLDPVIGRDAEIRRVSQVLTRRTKNNPVLIGEPGVGKTAVVEGLAQRIVAGDVAESLKDKQLISLDISALVAGAMYRGQFEERLKSVLKEITEAEGEIITFVDELHLLMGAGGGEGSVAASNMLKPMLARGELHLIGATTLDEYREYIEKDAALERRFQQVYVGEPSVEDTVAILRGLKGRYEAHHGVTITDAALVAAAALSNRYITARQLPDKAIDLIDEAMSRLKMEIDSSPVEIDQLKRAVDRLRLEELALKKEKDDASRERLDKLRETLLEKERELAGLEERWARERQGLNRVGDLKKRLDEAVTQRDLALRQGDYPKASKLEYETIAQLQRDLAAAEQADAAGDAGEPRMVNEQVTEEDIAAVISAWTGIPVGKLMQGETEKLLHLEAELGKRLIGQKPAVAAVADAVRRSRAGLSDPNRPTGSFLFLGPTGVGKTELAKALAEFLFDDEHAMVRIDMSEYGEKFSVSRLVGAPPGYVGYEQGGQLTEAVRRRPYSVILLDEVEKAHPEVFDVLLQVLDDGRLTDGQGRTVDFRNVILILTSNLGSQYLIDPSLNWSEKEQAVLQTVRQAFKPEFVNRLDDIVVFSALSEGELAEIVNLYIDRLSARLHERRLELGVTPDARAWLAERGYDPLYGARPLRRLMQKEIDDRLARALLSGEIRDGDRVVVGLAPDGDALAVSRGEGVAHRGSDASSADAAPGGPDDIVDAEIIE
- a CDS encoding MFS transporter; the encoded protein is MLGIGSFWRALPTEGRWLLSTVAIQTLGRGLTLPFTIIYLHEVRGFDLGLSGALMSVIAVVGLVVTGPGGTLIDRYGARRVLLVGLAAMIAGCTLLAFATHPAVAAVALVLIGVNFGVSWPGFNALIATVVEGDLRQQYFGVNFALVNLGIGVGGILGGFFVDVDAPETFTAIFLADAISCLIPVALLLGPLRHVRSHVDPDDDAEAAPTVGYREILRQPAIRWMTLLSFLAVFMGYGQMEAGFPAFARQVAEVSTQTIGFAFAVNTAVIVLLQFTVLKHITGKRRTRVMWVMALVWAASWLVLGAAGLLPGSIAAAVGVLAFMGVFAFGETLMQPTVPAVYNDLASDRNRGRYNAINSAAFQAGTITGPVVAGLLLDHDLDAWYIAIMVLSCVGICALAFALERRLPAHANGITAEPEPARD